The Pyrobaculum sp. 3827-6 genome has a segment encoding these proteins:
- the rpl18a gene encoding 50S ribosomal protein L18Ae, with protein sequence MPKIYRVVGETTTGMKFRLEVVGEKPYDAVEKAYSLIGSRHKLSRTQIRIKEVSVIPPEEARSEDVKILMSIDKVIRY encoded by the coding sequence ATGCCCAAGATTTACAGAGTCGTTGGGGAGACCACCACCGGTATGAAATTCAGACTTGAGGTTGTCGGCGAGAAGCCGTACGACGCCGTGGAGAAGGCCTACTCCCTGATAGGCAGCAGGCACAAATTGTCGAGGACGCAGATTAGGATCAAGGAGGTGTCTGTCATCCCTCCCGAGGAGGCGCGGTCTGAGGACGTCAAGATCTTGATGAGCATCGACAAGGTAATTAGGTACTGA
- a CDS encoding translation initiation factor IF-6, whose protein sequence is MTFDVAPLRIFGTSSVGVFITTNNSVTIIPPDAPEKIDDVVRNTLGTSVARFTVARSPLLGIFTVLNDNGVLLPPLVLEEEVKLFKSLGLNVEIVNTKYTAISNLVLAGNRVALVSPLLEPDARRAVADVLGVEVVVDTIAGNPLVGALAVLNSRGVLVAPEATDDDLKKLSEYFKARVDVGTVNKGRSFLRGGVVVNDRGALVGDETAGPELMRLQQVLG, encoded by the coding sequence ATGACCTTCGACGTAGCTCCCCTTAGAATTTTTGGAACCTCCTCCGTGGGGGTGTTCATAACCACAAACAACTCCGTCACTATAATCCCGCCGGACGCCCCTGAGAAGATAGACGACGTGGTACGCAACACCCTCGGCACCTCCGTGGCTAGGTTTACCGTGGCTAGGTCTCCCCTCCTCGGGATATTCACGGTGCTGAACGACAACGGGGTTCTCCTGCCCCCTCTGGTGCTGGAGGAGGAGGTTAAGCTCTTCAAGTCCCTGGGCCTGAATGTGGAGATCGTAAACACTAAGTACACGGCCATCTCCAACCTGGTGCTCGCGGGGAATAGGGTGGCGCTTGTGTCGCCTCTTCTAGAGCCCGACGCGCGGAGGGCGGTGGCCGACGTGCTGGGCGTGGAGGTTGTGGTGGACACAATTGCGGGGAACCCCCTAGTGGGGGCGCTGGCTGTTTTGAACTCCCGCGGCGTGTTGGTGGCTCCCGAGGCCACTGACGACGACTTGAAGAAGCTTTCTGAGTACTTCAAGGCGAGGGTGGACGTGGGCACTGTGAACAAGGGGAGGAGCTTCCTCCGCGGCGGCGTGGTGGTGAACGACAGGGGGGCCTTGGTGGGGGACGAGACCGCCGGCCCCGAGCTGATGAGGCTACAGCAGGTGCTGGGCTAA
- a CDS encoding 50S ribosomal protein L31e: protein MSEEKKVEVSREYVINLRRAYEVSRSKRAKYAVGLIRRFVARHLKVEPRAVKIGQLLNAALWSRSIEKPPRRVRVAVEKYSDGTVKVELKE from the coding sequence GTGTCTGAGGAGAAGAAGGTAGAGGTCTCGCGGGAGTATGTAATCAACCTGAGGAGGGCTTATGAGGTGTCTAGGAGCAAGAGGGCGAAGTACGCCGTGGGTTTAATAAGGAGGTTCGTGGCTAGGCACTTGAAGGTGGAGCCGCGGGCGGTGAAGATCGGCCAGTTGCTCAACGCCGCGCTCTGGTCGCGTAGTATTGAGAAGCCGCCGAGGAGAGTCCGCGTCGCGGTGGAGAAGTACAGCGACGGGACTGTGAAGGTTGAGCTTAAGGAATGA